The Pseudomonas nunensis genome includes the window GTTCTCCACCCTGGGCTGGCCTGAGCAGACCGAATTCCTGAAGAAATTCCACTCCACCGACGTGCTGGTGACCGGTTTCGACATCATTTTCTTCTGGGTCGCCCGGATGATCATGCTCACCATGCATTTGGTGAAGAACGAAGACGGCACGCCGCAGGTTCCGTTCAAGACCGTGTACGTACACGGTCTGGTGCGTGATGGCCAAGGCCAGAAGATGTCCAAGTCCAAGGGCAACGTCCTGGACCCACTGGACATCATCGACGGCATCGAGCTGGAAGAATTGGTGCAGAAACGCACCTCCGGCATGATGCAGCCGAAACTGGCGAAGAAGATCGAGAAGCAGACCCGCGACGAGTTCGCCGACGGTATCGCCAGCTATGGCACCGACGCCCTGCGCTTTACCTTCTGCTCGCTGGCGTCCACCGGTCGCGACATCAAGTTCGACATGGGCCGCGTCGAAGGCTATCGCAACTTCTGCAACAAGATCTGGAACGCCGCGCGTTACGTTCTGGACAAGGGCGAAGACTGCGGCCAGAACGGCGAAGCCTACGAGCTGTCGCTGGCGGATCGCTGGATCATCTCGCAACTGCAACGCACTGAAGCCGAAGTCACCCGTCAACTCGACCAGTTCCGTTTCGACCTGGCGGCGCAAGCCTTGTACGAGTTCATCTGGAACCAGTATTGCGACTGGTACCTGGAACTGTCCAAGCCTGTGCTGTGGGACGAAAACGCGCCGGTTGAACGTCAGCGCGGCACTCGCCGCACGCTGGTTCGGGTGCTGGAAGTCGCATTGCGCCTGGCGCACCCGTTCATGCCGTTCATCACCGAAGAAATCTGGCAGCGTATCGCGCCGCTGGCCGGTATCGAAGGCAAGACGATCATGCTGCAACCTTGGCCAGTGGCCAATGAAGCGCGCATCGATCAGGGCGCCGAAGATGACATCGAGTGGCTGAAGACGCTGATGCTCGGCACGCGCAACATTCGCGCCGAGATGAACATAGGCCCAGGCAAACCGCTGAACCTGTTCCTGAAAAACGTCAGCGCCGAAGACCAGCGTCGTCTCACCGAGAACGAAGCGCTGCTGAAGAAGCTGGCGCGTCTGGAGTCGATCACCGTGTTGGCCGCTGGCCAAGAAGCACCGCTGTCCGCCACCGCGCTGGTTGGCGAGATGGAAGTGCTGGTGCCGATGGCCGGTCTGATCGATAAAGATGCCGAACTGGCTCGTCTGGACAAGGAAATCCTGCGTCTGCAGGGTGAAGTCCAGCGCGTTGGCGGCAAGCTGTCGAACGCCGGTTTCGTTGACAAGGCCCCGGCCGAAGTCATCGACAAGGAACGCGCCAAACTGGCTGAAGCTGAACAGGCTTTGGGCAAGTTGGCCGAGCAGCATGCGCGGATTGCCAGTCTGTAACGGCACATCGCAATGAAAAAGGGAGGCCAGATGGCCTCCCTTTTTTTGTGCCACTGTCCCGTCCTGTAGGAGCTGTCGAGTGAAACGAGGCTGCGATCTTTTGATTTTGTTTTTAAAAAGCAAAGTCAAAAGATCGCAGCCTCGTTTCACTCGACAGCTCCTACGGGGGATATGCGTCATCGGGGAGCTAATGTGGGACAATGCCCCCCACTTTCAGCCATACCCGAATCGATCACACCCATGAACGCCCCCCGCACACCCCGCCCTGCGCGCAAGAAGCCTGACTCCGCCACCCCGGCCAAAGCCGTGGAACCACGTCCGAAGGCCAGCCTGCACCCGCGCAACCGCCACCAGGGTCGCTACGACTTCCCGGAGCTGATCAAGAGCACGCCGGAACTGGCGAAGTTTGTGATCCTCAACCCGTACGGCAAGGAAAGCATCGACTTCGCCAGCCCCGACGCGGTGCGGGTGTTCAACCGGGCGTTGCTCAAATCGTTCTACGGCGTGGCTCACTGGGACATTCCGGCTGATTACCTCTGCCCGCCAGTTCCGGGGCGTGCCGACTACGTGCACTTCCTGGCTGACCTGCTGGCCAGCGTCAACGATGGCGAAATCCCGCGCGGCGCACCGGTCAAGGTGCTCGACATCGGCATGGGCGCCAACTGCGTTTATCCGCTAATCGGCTACAGCGACTACCGCTGGCACTTCCTCGGTTCGGAAATCGATCCGACTGCCGTGGCCGCCGCCAAAGCCATCGTCCAGTCCAACGGGCTGAACAAGGCCATCCAGTTGCGCCAGCAGAGCAACCCCAAGCACATTCTGTTGGGCCTGCTGGAGCCGGGCGAACGCTTTGACCTGACCATGTGCAACCCGCCGTTCCACGCTTCGATGGATGAAGCGACCAAGGGCAGCGAGCGTAAATGGCGCGCCTTGGGCCGTGCCGACCCGAAACGCAAACTGCCAGTGCTGAACTTTGGCGGGCAATCGGCGGAATTGTGGTGTGAAGGCGGCGAAGCTCGCTTTGTGACGCAACTGATCGCCGAGAGCGCGCACTTCCAGCACAAAGTGCTGTGGTTCAGCACCCTGGTGTCGAAAGCCTCGAACTTGCCGGCGATCCAGACTGCGCTGAAAAAGGCTGGCGTGCTGGAAAGCCAGGTCGTGGAAATGTCCCAGGGGCAGAAGCAAAGCCGCTTCGTAGCTTGGACCTTCCAGACCAAGTCAGAACAGCAAGTGTGGCGTGAACGTTGGGCTCGCAAGTAACTGATAGATACAGATCAAAAAATGTGGGAGCGGGCTTGCTCGCGAATGCAGTGTCCCAGTCAACTTAAATGGTGACTGATACACCGCTTTCGCGAGCAAGCCCGCTCCCACATTGG containing:
- the rlmF gene encoding 23S rRNA (adenine(1618)-N(6))-methyltransferase RlmF, producing the protein MNAPRTPRPARKKPDSATPAKAVEPRPKASLHPRNRHQGRYDFPELIKSTPELAKFVILNPYGKESIDFASPDAVRVFNRALLKSFYGVAHWDIPADYLCPPVPGRADYVHFLADLLASVNDGEIPRGAPVKVLDIGMGANCVYPLIGYSDYRWHFLGSEIDPTAVAAAKAIVQSNGLNKAIQLRQQSNPKHILLGLLEPGERFDLTMCNPPFHASMDEATKGSERKWRALGRADPKRKLPVLNFGGQSAELWCEGGEARFVTQLIAESAHFQHKVLWFSTLVSKASNLPAIQTALKKAGVLESQVVEMSQGQKQSRFVAWTFQTKSEQQVWRERWARK